AAacgaaggaaagtatttacgaattttgaaggaagtgaaaaacttgtcttttagaacgtgccaggtcgtagttttcgggaaagacatgagaggaaagttccaaaacttcgaggtgtagggaaagaaacagttagcaAAACGGCtcaagccaccactaccacccaggtAGATGCTGTGATGGTCCACATCCCAAATCCATAATATACGTACCATAATTGCAGGTGACGTCAAGGTTGCGTAACTATTGTCTCCGTCACAGATTTCCCGTGATTAGTTGTGGTTTACTCTCACTCCACCTTACACTAAATtgccaattatatatatatatatacatatatatatatatatatatatatatatatatatatatatatatatatatatatatatatatatatatatatatattccctgcgtgtcgtagaaggcgactaaaagggaagggagcggggggctggaaatcctcccctctcgttttttttttttttttttttttttttaattttccaaaagaaggaacagagaagaagtccaggtgaggatattccctcaaaggcccagtcctctgttcttaacgctacctcgctatcgcggtaaAAATCgcgaatagtaggaaaaaaaaaaaaaaaaaaaaaaaatatatatatatatatatatatatatatatatatatatatatatatatatatatatatatatatatataattcatttatttattttctattttattttactttgtcgctgtctcccgcgtcagcacggtagcgcaaggaaacagacgaaagcacggctcaacccacccacatacacatgtatatacatacacgtccacacacacaaatatacatacctatacatctcaacatatacatatatatactcacacagacatttCAACggtccctcttctgctctctcaaccacactcttttatttccacacatccctcttactctttcattacttactcgatcaaaccaccgcacaccacatattgtcctcaaacatttcatttccaacacacaactTTATCTGCAACCCATgtctcgcgaccatataacactgttggaactattattccttcaaatatacacatttttgctctccgagataacgttctctccttccacatactcaTCATCACTtccggaaccttcgcccctccccaaccctgtgactcacttccacttccatggttctatccgctgctaagtccacccccagatatctaaaacacttaacttcctccagtatttctccattcaaacttacctccaattgacttgtccctcaaccctactgtacctaataatcttgctcttattcacatgtactctcaactttctttcacaaacttttccaaactcactcaccaacttctgcagtttctcactcgaatcagccactagagctatatcatcggcgaacaacaactgactcacttccctggacctctcatccccagtggactgcatactcgcccctctctccaaaagtcttgtatttacctccctaagcaccccatccatacacaaatcaaacaaccatggggacgtcacacacccctgccacatatcgacattcactgtgaaccaatcaatctcctctctttctactcatacacatgccttacatccttggtaaaaacttttcactgattttagcaacttacctcccacaccatatactcttaagaccttccataaaacatctctatcaaccttatcatatgccttatccagagccatgaatgctacatacaaatccatctttctctaagtatctatcacatacattcttcaaagcaaacatctgatctacacatcctctaccacttctgaaaccaaactgctcttcctcaatctgatgctcaatatctgccttcaacctctcactcaataccctcccacatgatttcccaagaatactcaataaacttttgcctctgtaatttgaacactcacctttatcccctttgcctttgtataatggcactatgtatgcacgcaatccgccaatctttaggcacttcaccatgagctatacatacattaaataaccttaccaaccagtcaacaacacagtcattccctttcttaatgaattctactgcaataccatccaaacccgccgccttgctggatttcatcttcagcaaagctttcactccctcttctctcttaaccaaatcattctccctgaccgttTCACTTCGCacaaaaacaccctatgtctgctattcagtcatttaacacattcaacaaaccttcaaaatactcactccatctccttctcacttcatcgctacctgttatcgaagttcccatctgttctcttgtcttacgcacgctatttaccttcttccaaaacatcattttattctcaatatatatatatatatatatatatatatatatatatatatatatatatatatatatatatatatatatgatcatatatatatatatatatatatatatatatgatccgtGATTTAGATGGTTCGTTATATATTGCCAGGATTCTTAGGGCCGGCCGCCAGTGTGAAGATATAGATATCACCAGTAAAATCTTGAACACTGCCAATATAGCAGATTATTGTAAGACCGCATGCATATCCCTGTGTGAAATTACCTGCAAAGAATTTCTTTTCATTTAGTCGCTAGTAATGAGGAGAAAGGAATTTCTTTACAGATCTCCTTTGAAAGGGGATCATATATTAAAAAGATACGCAAATAGAATGTACATGATTTATTTGTATCATGCAAGTGCAGGAGCTGAAGTTACACGTATGATGTACCTTATGAATAACTATAGGTTAACTGACACCGATCACAGCGAGATGACTAGAGAACTGCTTTCTTCACGTACAACGTTGTTGAGTGAGTCATGCCAGGGACCATGGGTCCAGCAGCAGCATTGTGGCTGCCACAGGGAACCACTTGCTGGTGCTACTAGACTACACAGGCTGAAAGACTAAGATTCTCAAACGTTTTTGGGTATTGTTCAACGTTCATTGCCTATAGCAAGAGATTTGTGGTGTGTTAGCCTCAGTGGTCGATGGTGTAGGCACCCAGCAGACAGGCACAGCTGGCAGGCAGCTTGAAGGTCTCGATGGCGAAGGGGAAGTACTGATCATAGGGGTCATAGACGAGGAAGCGGTGGTAGATGGACTTCTGCAAACACTTGGACTCGTAGCACTCAGGCACCAGGGGACAGGCGTCACCAGAGGTTAGGCACTCCTCGATGCGTGTGGTCTGAGTGAGAGTTTCGTAGTGAGCGTCTACGTTGTTGACGATGATACGCCACTTGCCGTCCGTGTTCTGGGCACGCAGAGGCCTGACGTAAGCGGTTTCTGAAGGGCACAGGTAATTCTCTTCCTCAAGGGTCTTAGGACGTGCAACGGAGAGTTCAGTGTTGAGGTCAGCCACGTCAGCGTATAGGGAAAGGACCTTCTCGTAGTGGTACTCAGCGGCGTGCTTGATCTCGTAGGTGGGGTACTCGGCGTCCTCAAGGCACCAGggcttggtggtgttggcggcgcATGCAGGCACGGCGGGTTCGTGGTGCTTGTAGGATGGCTGAGGGTGGTAGGAAGGCTGTGGATGATAGGAAGGTTGaggatggtaggatggttgtgggtggtaggAAGGTCTTGGATGATAAGACGAGGAGCCATGGCTGATACTTACATGGGACCTCTGCTCGGCCAGGGCAGCGGCCACAAGTGCCAGCGACACCTGTCACGATAGATTTTGTTATCCACATATAGAGAGAGATTGGCAAGTCAGTGAGACTTAGTAACTAGGTATCTTTGCACTCTTTTATTCAAaattgaataaatagatatacttCCGAGAGAATGATGGTTATCTTTACAAAGTCCATAAGCAACCTTAGTAAACTTGCAACTTACCACAAATCTCATTGCCATGCTTTTGTTGTGTAACTTCAGCTCTCGACTCGGCTGAACTGTGCGTACTCGAGTCTCACCACCAGGTTATATAGCGAAGCCTGTGGCCCCCGCCCACCGAAACGCTGCCAGGCCAGGGTAAAACTGTTACATGAACGAAAACTTGTGATTCGTCAACTTTCAAAACAAACTACTTAAACGCTAAACATTTTCCTTTAGTTTTTTGCACTGAATTAGGCAAGTCTACATTTACCATTATATCAAATAAACTTTGAAAAGTATTCTGTATACGTTCATTACTTTCCTCAAGCAGTGGCTGAGCGAAAGATAACGGAAGAAGAGATTGCACTTCGGAATCATTAATAAAAAAGAGCCTCGTGTATCAATTTGAAAGTATTTTTACTATATTCTAAAGACTTTCTGTGATATCCTAAAGTATACTTCAGTATTTTAGCAATATCCAAAAGTATACTTATCAAAACTTTTAATTATACTTGTCAAcacgtggagtgtgtgtgtctaataTTGTAGACATTCACGTTTCAATATATGATGATACGGTATTATGATGGTAATAAGTTCCTCTGTTGAACATTGAGCTGACTGTGCAGCAAGTCTGTTTGGGGATATTTGTTTCAGTTTATTAGTAAGAATTATTTTCTAAATTGCTCTAGTACTTCATTTTCTGCTTGTGGCCAGAAATTccttatatgaaaatgaaaagcttttattgtaGAGTATATCTACTGttgaatatgcagtgtttactgatgaatatgcagtgtttactgttgaatatgcagtgtttactgttgaatatgcagcatttactgttgaatatgcagtgtttactgaTGAATATGCAGCATTTACTGTTGAATATGCAGTATTTACTGAtgaatatgcagtgtttactgttgaatatgcagtgtttactgaTGAATATGCAGCATTTACTGTTGAATATGCAGTATTTACTGAtgaatatgcagtgtttactgttgaatatgcagtgtttactATTGAATATGCAGTGCTTACCGTTGAATATGCAGCATTTACTAttgaatatgcagtgtttactgttgaatatgcagtgtttactgttgaatatgcagtgtttactgttgaatatgcagtgtttactgttgaatatgcagtgtttattgttgaatatgcagtgtttactgtTGAATATACTGTGTTTACTAttgaatatgcagtgtttactgttgaatatgcagtgtttactgttgaatatgcagtgtttactgttgaatatgcagtgtttactgtTGAATATGCTGTGTTTACTACAgaatatgcagtgtttactgttgaatatgcagtgtttactgttgaatatgcagtgtttactaatgaatatgcagtgtttactgtTGAATATGCTGTGTTTACTAttgaatatgcagtgtttactgttgaatatgcagtgtttactgtTGAATATGCAGCATTTACTTttgaatatgcagtgtttacGGTTGAATATGCAGTGTTTGCTGTTGAATATGCAGCATTTACTGttgaatatgcagtgtttactgttgaatatgcagtgtttactgaTGAATATGCAGCATTTACTGttgaatatgcagtgtttactgtTGAATATGCAGTGTTCACTGTTGAATATGCAGCATTTACTAttgaatatgcagtgtttactgttgaatatgcagtgtttacCGTTGAATATATAGTGTTTACTGTTGAATATGCTGTGTTTACTGttgaatatgcagtgtttactgaTGAATATGCAATGTTTACTGTTGAATATGCTATGTTTACTGTTGAATATGCTGTGTTTCCTAttgaatatgcagtgtttactgttgaatatgcagtgtttactgttgaatatgtagtgtttactgttgaatatgcagtgtttactgttgaatatgcagtgtttactgaTGAATATGTAGTGTTTACTGTTGAATGTGCAGTGTTTACTGTTGAATATGTAGTGTTTACTGATAAATATGCAGCAATTACTGttgaatatgcagtgtttactgtTAGATATGCAGTGTTTACTGTTGAATATGTGGTGCTTGCTGttgaatatgcagtgtttactgttgaatatgcagtgtttactgatgaatatgcagtgtttactgttgaatatgcagtgtttactgtTGAATATGTGGTGTTTACTGATAAATATGCAGCAGTTACTGttgaatatgcagtgtttactgttaaatatgcagtgtttactgtTGAATATGTGGTGTTTGCTGTTGAATATGTGGTTTTTACTGTTGAATATGCAGTGTTTATTTATGAATATGAGGTTTGCTGTTGAATATGCTGTGCTTACTAttgaatatgcagtgtttactgttgaatatgcagtatttactgttgaatatgcagtgtttactgaTGAATATGCAGCTTCTGCTGttgaatatgcagtgtttactgtTGAATATGTAGTGTTTACTGTGGAATATACAGTGTTTACTGCTGAACATGCAATATTTACTGCTTAATATGCAGTGGTTACTGCTGAACAGGCAGTGTTTACTATTATTTATGCAGGGTTTACAGTTCAATATGTCGTGTTTTCTGCTGAATAGGTTGTATTTACTGTTTGATATGCAATATTTACTTTTCGATATGCAGTGTTTACTGTCGAATATGCAATGTTTGCTGTTTAATGTGCAGTATTTTCTCCATAATTTGCAGTGTTTCCTGCCTAATATGCAGTGTTTATATCTTACAGTGTTTACTGCTAAAGAGACAGTGTTTACTGTTGACTATGAAGTGTTTACTATTGAATATGCAGTATTTACAACTAGATAAGCAGTGTTTACAACTGAATATGGTGTTTACAACTAAATATGCAATGTTTACAGCTAGATATGATGTTTACAACTAAATATGCAGTGTTTACAACTAaatatgcagtgtttactgaTGAATATACAGTTTTCACTGGTGAATATGCAGTGTTTAGTGTTGAATATGTAGTGTTTACTGTTGAAGATGCAATGTTTAATGTTGAGTATGCAGTGTCTACCGTTGAATATACAGTGTTTACTGTTGAATATGCAATGTTTACTGttgaatatgcagtgtttacCGCTAAAGAGGAAGTGATTACTGTTGACTACGAAGTGTTTACTAttgaatatgcagtgtttacAAATGAATATGGTGTTTACAACTAAATATGCAATGTTTACAACTAAATATGTAGTTTTTACAACTAAATTTTCAGTGTTTATGACTAAGTATGCGGTGTTTATAACTGAATATGCAGTGTTTACAACTGGATATGCAGTATTTACAACTGAATATACAATGTTTACAACTAGATATGCAGTGTCTACAACTAATTATGCAGTGTTTACAAttgaatatgcagtgtttacAACTAAATATGCAGCGTTTACAACTAAACATGCAGTGTTTATAACTGAATATGCAGTGTTTACAACTAGATATGCAGTGTTCACAACTAAATATGCAGTGTTTGCAACTGAATATGCAGTGTTTGCAACTAAATATGCAGTGTTTACAACTGAATGTGCAGTGTTTACAACTAGATAAGCAGTGTTTACAACTAGATATGCAGTTTACAACTGAATATGCAGTGTTTACAGCTAAATATGCAGTGTTTACTATCTGATATGCGTGTTTACTGTTTGATATGCAGTGTTTATTGttgaatatgcatatatatcattTACCTCTTATTtacatcatacttaatcgccgtctcccgcgttagcgaggtagcgcaaggaaatagacgaaagaatggcccaacccacccacatacacatgtatatacataaacacccacacacgcacatatacatacctatacatatcaacgtatacatacatatacacacacagacatatacatatatactcatgcacatattcatacttgctgccttcatccattttcgtcgccaccccgccacacatgaaagaattattcccccccacctcccgtgaggtagtgctaggaaacgacaacaaaggccacatgtgtaatgcatcgaaaccacagctccctttccacatccaggccccacaaaattttccatggtttacccaagatgcttcacatgccctggttcaatccactgacagcacgtccatcccggtataccacatcgttcaaattcactcttttccttgcacggctttcaccctcctgtatgttcaggccccgatcactcaaaatctttttcactccatccttccatctccaacttgatctctcgtttctcctcgttccctctacctctgacatatatcctatttgtcaatctttcctcaactcattctctccatgtgaccaaaccatttcaacacaccctcttctgctttttcaaccacactcttttcattaccacacatctctcttaccctttcattacttactcgatcaaaccacctcacaccaaatattgtcctcaaacatttcatttccaacacatccaccctcctctgtaatccctatctatagcccatgcctcgcaactatataacatttttggaaccaatattccttcaaacacccatttttgctctccgagataacattctctccttccacacattcttcatcgctcccagaacgtttgcctccttccccaccctgtgaatcacttccgcttccatggttccatccgctgccaaatccactcccagatatctaaaacacttcactttctccagtttttctccattcaaacttacctcccaattgtcttgtccctcgaccctactgtacctaatagccttgctcttatttattaatactctcagctttcttctttcacacaatttaccaaactcggtcaccaacttctgcagtttctcacccgaatcagccaccagcgatgtattatcagcgaacaacaactgactcacttcctaagccctcttacttgcacctctctccaaaactcttgcattcacctccctcaccactccaccataaacaaatcaaacaaccatggagacatcacgcatccctgccgcaaaccgacattcactgggaacctgtcaatctcctctcttcctactcgtacacatgccttatatccttggtaagaacttttcactgcttctggcatcttacctcccacaccatatacacttaataccttgctcaaagcatctctatcaaccctgttatatgccttctccagatccataaatgctacatagaaattcatcggtttttctaagtatttctcatatacattcttcaaagcaaacacctcatccacacatcctctgccacttctgaaaccacactgcttctccccaatctgatgctctgtacatggctttaccctctcaatcaataccctcccatataatttcccatatatactcaacaaacttatacctctgtaatttgaacactcatctttatcccctttgcctttgtacattggtactatgcatgcattccgccaatcctcaggcacttcaccatgaaccatgcatacaatgaatatccttaccaaccaatcaacaacacagtctcccctttatatatatatatatatatatatatatatatatatatatatatatatatgccatatttTACAAAGACGCCCAAAACATATCCACTCATGACATCAGCAAGTGTTACTTATTAGCTTCATACATACTAACAGCCTGATCATCACCTGTTGACGAGTTTTATGGTGACCTCAGGTTATGGCGAgtgttcttttgtttctttgtttatctTTACAATATACGTAGAAAGCATGAAGCCCTCGTCATTAGCCATCTTTAACCATGACGCACCACACTGCATGACCCTAACCAACTCTTGTGGCCTGAGAGTTGTAGACGGCGTAGGTATTGCATTATCAAGACTCAAACAACCCTAGACTCTGCACGTACCAGCGGCCAGAGATCATCACAGACTTTAGCCAAAATTCAGCTAGGCCACAACAGTTAAAGAGTAGACGACCCACTTGGTAACCACAGCCAGCGTTACCGCCCGTTGCCTTGGGCAAGTATGGGCTCCCCCTGGTGCAACGCTTATGTCTGCCGCTGATGAAATACATCAGACTCCACAGCAACGTCGTGAGTACTTTCCTCGGGGCGTGTCTCTAACGTTCTTAGTCTACTCTCACTGAGGTATTCAGAGGACGCCTGGAGATTCTACAATAAGTTCCAAATAAACTCTTTTAATGTACCAAGGTCCCTGCACACCTTATGTACTGAcagtgtgtacacacatactCCCTAGCTCTGCTCACTCTACAACAATCTGTACACAAATGCTCCCTCGCTTTTCCACCTTACCCTTgccttttcactgcctcttttaCATTGGTCGCGCGTATGCATTCATTCggtctttcttccttttcctctttttctctacaTAGATAGGGCACAACATCAGGACGTGTTCGTTAGTGCGTAATTTGATCTTCATTTCagaaggtaataaaaagagtgtggttgagagagaagagggggtgttgaaatggctaggacatatggagagaatgagtgaggaaaggttgacaaagaggatatatgtgtcagaagtggagggaacgaggagaacgagATCAAATTGCAGATGAAAGGATGgcgtgtaaaagattttgagcgattgggacgaacatacaggagggtgagaggcgtgcacgaaatagaatgaactggaacgatgtggtatactagggtcgacgtgctgtcaatgaagcgtccgaggtaaaccatggaaaagtgtgtggagccTCATTATAGAtaaggatctgtggtttcagtgcattacacatgttagCTAGAGAAcatatgtgagtggatgcggcctttcttcgtctcctCCTGGCGCTATCGCTAACGCAGAAACGACGAACAAGTGTGTGAGTATTTTTTAGAGGCAGGAATGAGAACGTGGATACCATCCTATTATGTCACGAGTGAACTCCAAGAGTTATTGGTCTATAGAACGGTGTGAATTCCTCAGAGAACTACTATTGATGATACTTAGGGACCTGAGGCTATCCCATGACTCAGTGAAGGAGGTAGATTTGGGAAGCCGGGAGACAAGTAGTCAATATTGGGGTACTTTTGGCCGGTAGTAGATGAGGATGCCTAGTGGTCCTGTGTCCTATCACAATTGTCATATTGCAGTACTTGTTAGGGAAGTTCAAGAAAATTCACCATAATGAAACATTCTTTAACTGTGATGGTCGTGAAGCGTTCGTGTATGAAAGAGCAGTGTGAATACAATCTAGCAAGATGTGGCTATACAGTCATAGTGCATGACGAGCTACGTGATAgtatcactgttgtggtgttgtggagaaATAATCTAAGGTGTCTCGGTCATGCATACTACCAGTCAGTCATCAATAGAGTCCCTCTTAATGGAATGTTAGATATTTTTCGTATATTGTTTCCCGACAGAGCCCAAGATATGACAATACTGTTCTCAGCACATGTTAATATAAGTCCAACAGATAATACAGAGCATCTGATGATTAGCACATTAGAATCTTTCCCTTTATATTAGTGTGGTTCTTCTTAGTATAACTCAAACAGAgacgcagcagcaacaccagcagaagAAAAAGATTCGTGACCCGAGGTAAGCTTTAAGTGCCTCATATATACTACGGTAATGACCGTCAGGCTTAGCGTATATATTCAAAGACCAAAGCTTTCAGGACGGTTATGAATGGCAATGACGATGGTAAGacagtgacgtcattatgatgcggTGAGGGAGAGCCACAAGCCAGGGTCAGACCACGGATCTCTCTCCTGTTAGGACTCCTTGTGTAATCTTTCGCTCATTCCTTGCTTGGTGATGCTTAACAGTATACACAGAATATTATGCAAAGATCATTTGATGTGCTGGATAATGCaaatatatcataataaaaagctaaagattaaaagaaaatgattaacgTCCAAGTATTTTGTTTTGAAGGACGACGAATCGCAAGTTTTCGTTCAGCGGGCGGGGGCCACAGGCTTCGCTATATAAGCTGGTGGTGAGACTCGAGTACGCACAGTTCAGCCGAGTCGAGAGCTGAAGTTACACAACAAAAGCATGGCAATGAGATTTGTGGTAAGTTGCAAGTTTACTAAGGTTGCTTATGGACTTTGTAAAGATAACCATCATTCTCTCGGaagtatatctatttattcaattATGAATAAAAGAGTGCAAAGATACCTAGTTACTAAGTCTCACTGACTTGCCAATCTCTCTCTATATGTGGATAACAAAATCTATCGTGACAGGTGTCGCTGGCACTTGTGGCCGCTGCCCTGGCCGAGCAGAGGTCCCATGTAAGTATCAGCCATGGCTCCTCGTCTTATCATCCAAGACCTTcctaccacccacaaccatcctaccatcctCAACCTTCCTATCATCCACAGCCTTCCTACCACCCTCAGCCATCCTACAAGCACCACGAACCCGCCGTGCCTGCATgcgccgccaacaccaccaagccCTGGTGCCTTGAGGACGCCGAGTACCCCACCTACGAGATCAAGCACGCCGCTGAGTACCACTACGAGAAGGTCCTTTCCCTATACGCTGACGTGGCTGACCTCAACACTGAACTCTCCGTTGCACGTCCTAAGACCCTTGAGGAAGAGAATTACCTGTGCCCTTCAGAAACCGCTTACGTCAGGCCTCTGCGTGCCCAGAACACGGACGGCAAGTGGCGTATCATCGTCAACAACGTAGACGCTCACTACGAAACTCTCACTCAGACCACACGCATCGAGGAGTGCCTAACCTCTGGTGACGCCTGTCCCCTGGTGCCTGAGTGCTACGAGTCCAAGTGTTTGCAGAAGTCCATCTACCACCGCTTCCTCGTCTATGACCCCTATGATCAGTACTTCCCCTTCGCCA
This portion of the Panulirus ornatus isolate Po-2019 chromosome 48, ASM3632096v1, whole genome shotgun sequence genome encodes:
- the LOC139764039 gene encoding neurotrophin 1-like, coding for MAMRFVVSLALVAAALAEQRSHVSISHGSSSYHPRPSYHPQPSYHPQPSYHPQPSYHPQPSYKHHEPAVPACAANTTKPWCLEDAEYPTYEIKHAAEYHYEKVLSLYADVADLNTELSVARPKTLEEENYLCPSETAYVRPLRAQNTDGKWRIIVNNVDAHYETLTQTTRIEECLTSGDACPLVPECYESKCLQKSIYHRFLVYDPYDQYFPFAIETFKLPASCACLLGAYTIDH
- the LOC139764040 gene encoding neurotrophin 1-like; this translates as MAMRFVVSLALVAAALAEQRSHVSISHGSSSYHPRPSYHPQPSYHPQPSYHPQPSYHPQPSYKHHEPAVPACAANTTKPWCLEDAEYPTYEIKHAAEYHYEKVLSLYADVADLNTELSVARPKTLEEENYLCPSETAYVRPLRAQNTDGKWRIIVNNVDAHYETLTQTTRIEECLTSGDACPLVPECYESKCLQKSIYHRFLVYDPYDQYFPFAIETFKLPASCACLLGAYTIDH